Within Phycisphaerales bacterium, the genomic segment AGCCAGCCAATCCACTCAAGCCGTGGATTGATGCGTGCCGGCTGCGGTGCGCTCGTCGAGCCGCCGACAACCGGGTCTTGGGGTACACCGGTGCCCGTGTCCACAGCGGTTGCGGCGGCCTGTTCCGCAGCGGTGGCGGTGGGGACTACCCGCGGTGGTGCGGAGAAGGGGTAAAGCACAAACCCCAACAGGATCAGCGGCCATACGAAAAGCAACTTAGGGTAGGCGACGAAACGCACTTCTCGGACCGACGGGCGTGTCGCACTCCGCCGGCTGTCTGTGGGTGCCTGCGAGGCAGTGGGTGCCTGGGAGGGTTGTGCAGGTGTGTCCGGCACCGGTGGTTGCGGGGAATCGGCCATGGTTACCTCCTGATGGCCGGGGCGGGTGCGGCGGCCCCACCGCCGAACGTTCCGCCATCGGGCAGGGGCATACTGTAGCCGATCCCCTTCCGAGGTTCACCTGCCAGGTCGGTGTCCTGCGCGGGACGCGGGATACTGACCTGGCTGTTTACGGTTCCCTGCGCCGTTCTACAGCTCGTACAACTGCTGGAAGAGCGCCGCGTCGGCGAGGTCGACAGCCCCGTCCCAGCTCAGGTCGCTGGCGAGAGACCGGGCCGGATCGCACGCGCCCGGTGCATCGGGGCCGCCGAGGCAATCGAAGAAGAAGAGCGCATCAGCACCTTCCACTTTGCCGTTAGCGTCCAGGTCGGCCGGCAGGGGGTAGATCGCGATCTGTCGGATGTCTGTGACCAAGCCAAGCGTGTTCGCGAAGAAGGTGGTGCGCTCGCCAGGCCCCGTGAAGTTGCCGTCGCCATCCAGGTCGGTCAGGCGGATGACGACTTTGCCGCTGTTGTCCGTCATGAGCACGGAACCGTCGTAGAGACTCACAATGTCGATGGCTGTGAAGTTGGCTTCCGCAGTTGCGAAGACGAGCGCGGCTTCGCCGACATCCTGCGCATTGCCATTCCCGTTCAGGTCCTGAACTCGCAGCAGTTGATCGACACCGCCCGTTGCCACCTGCAACGTGTACATGGCGTTCGGACGCACACGGTCGGGCTCCAGCGCGAAGCCCGCGAGCAGGGGGACACCGGACGCGTTAGTTCCGTCGAAGAAGAGGGTGAATTCACCGGGGCCATCTGCGCGGCCGTCGCTGTTGAGATCCTCAAAGCGATAGATGCCCCGAGTGTTGGTCGCGGAATCGCGCAGGAAACCGACCCCGTTCGCGTCGAAGAACAACTCCTGCGGGCTGAAGGGGCCGTTTCCGGGACCAAAGGCGAACTCGCCCACGTACTCCGTGATCTCGCCGGGGCTCTGTACCCGCCAATCACCATCCAAGTCCTCAAGCCGGTAGATCATGTCGGGGCCAAAGGCATTACCCGCGTTAGTCACGTAGGGTACACCGCGGGGATCGAACTCGACGCCGGTCGGGAACGCAAAGCTTGCCCCGGAACCATTGCTCGCATCGGCAGCAACGATGCTCTCACCGATGCCCTGCGCGTTGCCGTCGAAGTCGTGGTCGCGCAGAAAATACACGGCACGGTTCAACTGATCGCCGAACACCACCCAGCCGCCAGGTCCCACCGCCAGGGAGGTGGGATTCTGAGGTCCGAGTGTCCCATTAGAATTGGCCCCGCTGAAGAAGGTCCGGACCTCCTCGGGCTCGTCGATGACGCCGTTGCCATTGACGTCGTAGAGCACATGCAGGGCGTCCTGGTTACGGTCTGCGATGATGAATCGTGATTGCGCCGATGCGGGTGCGATGGCGGCGAGGAGCACGACTCCAAGCGAAATGCGTACAGCTAACACGGCTCTCTCCTCCTGAACTATCCTGGAATGTGACGGTTCCTTGCGCTGCGCAGGTCGTCGACACACTGTCGTCGATGGGAGCAGCTTCTCACCCGGGCCCGAACACGCTGAATGGCCGCCCGCCACTTGCCCGCGCGATGCCGTCCGAATCAGCGGGAATGAAACGTATCAGTCGATCAGGTCTTTGTCAATAACGGGGGCGAGATTTATTATTGCTTCTTTAGTATTATTACTAATACATTTCTCCGTCAAGTCCGCCAGATCAGGCGCAAGCGGGTAAACATTGCCACAAGAGCCGCAAGGAAGAGGGTCTTCAGGATCCCGCGCAACGCCCCCAGCCACGGTGTCCGCGTCCAGCTCACGAGCCACCCTTCCAGGCCGCTGAGGTGCAACAACGGGGGGGCGAGGTTGCGGATTCCGAGGTAGGCGAGCATCGGGTTCTGTCCATTGGCAATGAGCAGAACGCACGGTCGGCGCAGTCCGCCGTGGTCGATCAGCACGAAGAAGAAGGCCAGCGCGTAGGTGGCCAACCCCGCGGTGACGTAAAAGTAGCTGATCGTGGCGCGGTCCTTACGTATCCCACCTTCGTACGGTTCAAAGATGAGACCGACTACCAGCCAGAGGGTCGCCCAGCCGCAGAGACTTCTCAGGAGCCGGCTGGTGCTATCTGTCGGCCGGGCAAACAGGGTGATGGCACCTGCACAAAGGGCCAGTGTGAGTACAACGGTCAGTGTGACTTGTCGACTTTGCAGACCGCCTAGCAGTACGCCGTGCAGTGCCAGGATCAGGAGCGCAAGCACACCAGGTCGGCCCAATAAAGCGCGGGGTGTTGGTGTCTGGGGTCTAGCCGGCGGCTGTGCCGGACGTAGCCACTCACGGAGCACATCACCGGCGAGCGTTCCGGGGATCACGACCGCCAGGTATTGCAGAAAGTAGAACTGGTACTGGCTCGGCAGGGGGGACCAGTTCCACACGGCCCGCGACCAGCCGTCAGAACCGGCGGCGAGCCGAAATCCGAGCAACGCGACCAGTAGCCCCACCCGCAGTCCGACATGATTTCTGGTAATCGCCCACAGCAAACCGCCCGCGACTGCCACGTTACTCAGCACCGCCAGGATGGGATCGGTCCGCTTCAGATCAAAGGTCGTACCGTCCGGTGGGTGCGGCAGCATTGCCAGCAGCGTGATGGCGGCCGCCCAGCCGGCAGCGCGGCAGCCGCCGCGAAGGTGCAGCGACCAGCGTGCTGGCAGCTCCACAAGGATTGCGAATGGAATTGCGAAAGCAAGCAGGACAACGAGCCACGTCTGTGTGGTCGGGGGGTTGCTCAGTTTCCACGGCTGGACATGCTCGGCGTACAAGGCGAAGAGGGCAATCAGAGCACCCCGCGACAGGAGGTACGCGGGCAGGCGCCACCAACCGCCGGGGACTTCGAGGCGGCGACTGAGCGCGAGGGGCATCGCAGCCCCCATCGTGAACAGGAAAAACGGGAAGACGAGGTCCACCCAAGTCAGCCCGGCAAGCGTGCCATCAAAGAGGTGTGCCGGCGGGGGCGTCTGGGCGTGGTACATCCACGTCGGGAGGGTGCCGCCGTCAGGCAGCGTTCCGAACGGCAGCATGCCCGAGAGCGCCATGCCAAGGATGGCAAGGCCGCGCAGGGCGTCGAGGGCATCGGCTCGGCGGACGGGCGTCGGGGCGGACATGGTGGGCGGTATCCTACGCGACCACTGAAGCTCGCGGAAAGGAAGTGGGCCACCGGGTGTTGTCGTGCCCGCGTTGCTTGACACCGGCATCTGCCGCGGGATGATCCCCGGACCGCGCTCGCCGCACGGCGCACATCCTGGGCCGGGCAGAGGCCCGGCGACCGCGAGGTCACGGGCATGCACTGGATCGATCTCAGCATCCTTGCTGCGTACTTCGTCGGAGTGTTTGCACTGGCCATCGGTCTCTCGCGACGGGCCGGGCGCAACATCGACAGCTACTTCCTGGGCGACCGGAAGATGCGCTGGTGGCTGTTGGGTGCCTCGGGAATGGCTTCGAACATCGATGTGGCCGGTACGCTGCTGATCGTCTCCCTGATTTACACCTTCGGGCTCCAGGGGTTTCTCATCGAGCTGCGCGGTGGAATCGT encodes:
- a CDS encoding DUF5009 domain-containing protein; translation: MSAPTPVRRADALDALRGLAILGMALSGMLPFGTLPDGGTLPTWMYHAQTPPPAHLFDGTLAGLTWVDLVFPFFLFTMGAAMPLALSRRLEVPGGWWRLPAYLLSRGALIALFALYAEHVQPWKLSNPPTTQTWLVVLLAFAIPFAILVELPARWSLHLRGGCRAAGWAAAITLLAMLPHPPDGTTFDLKRTDPILAVLSNVAVAGGLLWAITRNHVGLRVGLLVALLGFRLAAGSDGWSRAVWNWSPLPSQYQFYFLQYLAVVIPGTLAGDVLREWLRPAQPPARPQTPTPRALLGRPGVLALLILALHGVLLGGLQSRQVTLTVVLTLALCAGAITLFARPTDSTSRLLRSLCGWATLWLVVGLIFEPYEGGIRKDRATISYFYVTAGLATYALAFFFVLIDHGGLRRPCVLLIANGQNPMLAYLGIRNLAPPLLHLSGLEGWLVSWTRTPWLGALRGILKTLFLAALVAMFTRLRLIWRT